A genome region from Patescibacteria group bacterium includes the following:
- the mreC gene encoding rod shape-determining protein MreC, translating to MKFSLKKNKVLMAVVVVVLLVFLLNFFQRDVRSFFYDISAPIQKVLWKAGERTSDFLEGIVRVKILKQELDELRLENQELISQIITLQKLKKENETLRQALEIGLQKEFKLALTQIISKDISQDFILIDKGSEDGISKNMPVITQQKVLVGKIGEIYKNFSKVILISNEESSFNGKIQKEEKDISGVVKGQEDFRILFDLIPREENLSQGDIVVTSALGGIFPKGLLVGKIKGIKKSDVEPFQQAEIEPFFDISQTETLFIILEF from the coding sequence ATGAAATTCTCTCTTAAGAAAAACAAGGTTTTGATGGCGGTTGTTGTGGTAGTTTTGCTTGTTTTTTTATTGAATTTTTTTCAGAGAGATGTGAGAAGTTTTTTTTATGATATTTCTGCGCCAATTCAGAAAGTTCTTTGGAAAGCAGGGGAGAGAACATCTGATTTTTTGGAAGGCATTGTGCGAGTAAAAATATTAAAACAAGAATTAGATGAACTTAGACTTGAAAATCAAGAATTAATTTCTCAGATTATTACTTTGCAAAAGTTAAAAAAAGAAAATGAAACTTTAAGACAAGCATTAGAAATCGGGCTTCAAAAAGAGTTTAAATTGGCTTTAACTCAAATTATTAGCAAAGATATTTCCCAAGATTTTATTTTAATTGATAAGGGGTCTGAAGATGGTATTTCAAAAAATATGCCAGTAATTACTCAACAAAAAGTTCTAGTAGGAAAAATCGGTGAAATTTATAAAAATTTCTCAAAAGTGATACTTATTTCAAACGAAGAAAGCTCTTTTAATGGTAAAATCCAAAAAGAGGAAAAAGATATTTCTGGAGTTGTAAAAGGGCAGGAGGATTTTAGAATTTTATTTGACCTTATCCCTCGTGAAGAGAATCTCTCTCAAGGAGATATTGTTGTAACCAGCGCTCTCGGAGGAATTTTTCCAAAAGGACTTTTGGTTGGTAAAATCAAAGGAATCAAAAAAAGCGATGTTGAGCCTTTTCAACAAGCAGAAATTGAACCATTTTTTGATATCTCACAAACAGAAACCCTTTTTATTATTTTAGAATTTTAA
- a CDS encoding glutamate--tRNA ligase yields MAIVNNPGDKFKFIKPGEVRTRFAPSPTGFLHIGSARTALFNYLFAKKNQGSFILRIEDTNVERSDPKFEKDIIENLKWLGIDWDEGPYRQSERGNIYAKYLEKLLKEEKAYYCFCSEEELEAKRQEQMSRGLPPRYNGKCSKLSSEEVKKKLAEGQQSVVRFKISVKKVSFNDMIRGKVEFDASLIGDISIAKDLTTPLYNFAVVVDDFEMKISHVIRGEDLLPNTPKQILLQEALGFPQPEFGHLPLILGPDKSKLSKRHKAVSMGEYRKEGYLPETLINFLAFLGWNPGTEREIFSMASLIKEFSITRVQKGGAVFNIKRLDFLNGFYIRQKSPEKLTESCIPYLIQEGLIEPVFKSEQYPPAYGGISITQAYKIIETKEEINFDYLKKIVAIYQERLKKLSEITELTDFFFKDKLDYDKKLLKWKDMSDEEIKDVLDKLVNILSEIKERDWDKKTLENVLMLEAEKVGDRGKVLWPLRVALTGKETSAGPFEIAEILGKEKTLKRLKKAKELL; encoded by the coding sequence ATGGCAATTGTCAACAACCCAGGTGACAAATTTAAATTTATTAAACCAGGGGAAGTTCGAACAAGATTTGCCCCTTCCCCAACTGGTTTTCTTCACATTGGCAGTGCCAGAACTGCCCTTTTTAATTATCTTTTTGCTAAAAAAAATCAAGGGAGTTTTATCTTAAGAATTGAGGATACTAATGTTGAAAGGTCTGACCCTAAATTTGAAAAAGATATCATTGAAAATTTAAAGTGGCTGGGAATTGACTGGGATGAAGGACCTTATAGACAAAGCGAGAGAGGAAATATTTACGCAAAGTATTTAGAGAAATTGTTAAAAGAGGAGAAGGCCTATTATTGTTTTTGTTCAGAAGAAGAATTAGAAGCGAAAAGGCAGGAACAAATGAGTAGGGGATTGCCTCCTCGTTATAATGGAAAATGTTCCAAACTTTCCTCAGAAGAAGTTAAAAAGAAATTAGCCGAAGGACAGCAATCTGTCGTTAGATTTAAAATCTCGGTAAAAAAAGTGTCATTTAATGATATGATTCGGGGAAAAGTAGAATTTGACGCTAGTTTAATAGGCGACATATCAATTGCCAAAGATTTAACTACTCCTTTGTATAATTTTGCTGTGGTAGTAGATGATTTTGAAATGAAAATCAGCCATGTAATTAGAGGGGAAGACCTTTTGCCCAACACTCCAAAACAGATTCTTTTACAGGAAGCTCTTGGCTTTCCCCAACCAGAATTTGGGCATTTACCTTTAATTTTAGGCCCGGATAAAAGCAAATTAAGCAAACGGCATAAAGCAGTATCTATGGGAGAATATAGAAAAGAAGGTTATTTGCCTGAAACCTTGATTAATTTTTTAGCTTTCTTAGGTTGGAATCCAGGAACTGAAAGGGAAATTTTTTCAATGGCTTCCTTAATTAAAGAATTTTCAATTACCAGAGTTCAAAAAGGAGGAGCAGTTTTCAATATTAAAAGATTAGATTTTCTAAACGGCTTTTACATCCGCCAAAAATCTCCAGAAAAATTAACAGAATCATGTATCCCTTATTTAATCCAGGAAGGATTAATAGAGCCAGTTTTTAAGTCAGAACAGTATCCGCCTGCTTATGGCGGAATAAGTATTACCCAGGCCTATAAAATTATTGAGACAAAGGAAGAAATAAATTTTGATTACCTTAAAAAAATTGTTGCTATTTATCAGGAGAGATTAAAAAAACTTTCAGAAATCACTGAATTAACTGATTTCTTTTTTAAGGATAAATTAGATTATGATAAAAAGCTTCTTAAATGGAAAGATATGAGCGATGAAGAAATTAAGGACGTTCTTGACAAATTAGTAAATATATTGTCTGAAATAAAAGAGCGGGATTGGGACAAAAAAACTTTAGAAAATGTTTTAATGCTTGAAGCAGAAAAAGTAGGGGATAGAGGAAAGGTTTTATGGCCCTTAAGAGTGGCTCTAACTGGTAAAGAGACCTCAGCCGGTCCTTTTGAAATCGCCGAAATCTTAGGAAAAGAAAAAACCCTAAAACGTCTAAAAAAGGCAAAGGAATTATTATAA
- the mreD gene encoding rod shape-determining protein MreD: MFKKILISIIVFYFLVLIQTSFLVHFNILGIVPNLVLISVVLWNLFEKSKNYFGLYAAFIGGLFLDIFSNRFIGFYILISFALAIFLKLVFKRYVRIPFIEKS, translated from the coding sequence ATGTTTAAGAAAATTTTAATTTCAATAATTGTTTTCTATTTTTTAGTTTTAATCCAGACCAGTTTTTTGGTTCATTTTAATATATTAGGGATTGTCCCAAATCTTGTTTTAATTTCAGTGGTTCTTTGGAATCTTTTTGAAAAATCAAAAAATTATTTTGGTTTATATGCTGCTTTCATCGGAGGACTCTTTTTAGATATATTCTCTAATCGTTTTATTGGTTTTTATATTTTAATCTCATTTGCCTTGGCGATTTTCCTAAAATTAGTTTTCAAAAGATATGTTCGGATTCCATTTATTGAAAAAAGTTAA
- the mrdA gene encoding penicillin-binding protein 2, protein MFGFHLLKKVKNKKDIEPQEVFLDSLAQKKEAELGISEKKFEVPLSKKILKGFLIFAVVLLFILFVKTFQFQVLENKKFSALANENKFIIHSIRAARGVIYDSKGEQLVFNKPSFDLILDKRKLPSSDFEKIKVLKEVSEIVEENLEDLEKKINEEQNREVLISKDLDHQTLILLETKIAELSGFRIERNSIRYYIEDLSFAHLIGYTGKISAKELEKNPGIYSVFDYVGRDGLEKSYEETLRKNPGKTRIERDVYGNLLSKEIISLPESGKSLILWLDSELEKKIEEELKRILKDIGAEKAVGVALNPKTGGVLALVSIPSYNNNLFSKGADQEALSNLLADPREPLFNLAVSGLYPTGSTIKPLVASAALEEEIISPSKKINCKGGIAIPHRYEPEVTTVKQDWRIHGWTDMRKAIAESCNVYFYTVGGGYKDQEGLGPSRIKKYLELFGWGDKTEIDLSGEVKGLIPFPEWKKEVKKEPWWDGDTYNLSIGQGDIKVTPLQVANAFAAIANGGTLYKPKVVKEIVDSEKNLIEEIKSEILKEDFINPENLEIVRQGMRRAVTGENSPYASSVLLNSLPVSAAAKTGTAQTPRPSYYHNWITVFAPYDDPQIVLTIMVENVKDVQAVALPVAKEILKWYFSK, encoded by the coding sequence ATGTTCGGATTCCATTTATTGAAAAAAGTTAAAAACAAAAAGGACATTGAACCACAAGAAGTGTTCCTGGATTCTCTTGCCCAGAAGAAAGAAGCAGAGCTTGGCATTTCAGAAAAAAAATTTGAAGTTCCTCTTTCAAAAAAAATCCTTAAAGGGTTTTTAATTTTTGCTGTAGTTCTACTTTTTATTCTTTTCGTTAAAACTTTTCAATTTCAGGTCTTGGAGAATAAAAAATTTTCAGCTTTGGCTAATGAAAATAAATTCATAATTCATTCAATTAGAGCAGCTCGGGGAGTAATTTACGACAGCAAAGGTGAGCAGTTAGTTTTCAATAAACCAAGTTTTGATTTAATCTTAGATAAAAGAAAACTTCCTTCTTCAGATTTTGAAAAAATAAAGGTTTTAAAAGAGGTCTCTGAAATTGTTGAGGAAAATCTTGAGGATTTGGAAAAGAAAATTAATGAAGAACAAAACCGAGAAGTTCTAATTTCAAAAGACCTTGACCACCAAACCTTGATTTTACTTGAGACAAAGATTGCTGAACTTTCTGGTTTTCGAATTGAGCGAAATTCAATTAGGTATTATATAGAAGATTTAAGTTTTGCCCATTTGATTGGTTATACCGGGAAAATAAGCGCAAAAGAATTAGAGAAAAACCCTGGGATTTATTCAGTTTTTGACTATGTTGGCAGAGACGGTCTTGAAAAGTCATATGAAGAGACTCTGAGAAAAAATCCAGGGAAGACCAGAATTGAGAGAGATGTTTACGGGAACTTATTATCAAAAGAAATAATTTCTTTGCCAGAATCTGGAAAGAGCTTAATTTTATGGTTAGATTCTGAATTAGAGAAAAAAATTGAAGAAGAGCTAAAAAGAATTCTTAAAGATATTGGAGCTGAAAAAGCAGTGGGAGTGGCTTTGAATCCAAAAACCGGAGGAGTATTAGCTTTAGTCAGCATTCCCAGTTATAATAATAATTTGTTCAGCAAAGGAGCTGACCAGGAAGCTCTTTCGAATCTTCTGGCAGACCCCCGAGAACCTCTTTTTAACCTTGCAGTTTCAGGTTTATATCCGACAGGTTCCACTATCAAGCCCCTGGTTGCTTCAGCTGCCTTAGAAGAGGAAATAATATCGCCTTCAAAAAAAATAAACTGTAAGGGAGGAATTGCTATTCCTCATAGATATGAGCCAGAAGTTACTACAGTAAAACAAGACTGGAGAATACACGGGTGGACTGATATGAGAAAAGCAATTGCTGAATCTTGTAATGTCTATTTTTACACAGTTGGGGGAGGCTATAAAGACCAGGAAGGATTAGGTCCTTCAAGAATTAAAAAATATCTTGAGCTTTTTGGCTGGGGGGATAAAACCGAAATTGACCTTTCTGGAGAAGTTAAAGGATTAATTCCTTTTCCTGAGTGGAAAAAAGAGGTTAAAAAAGAGCCTTGGTGGGATGGTGATACTTATAATCTTTCTATCGGTCAAGGTGACATTAAAGTTACTCCACTTCAGGTAGCTAATGCTTTTGCAGCTATAGCTAATGGGGGGACACTTTATAAGCCCAAAGTTGTTAAGGAGATTGTGGATAGCGAGAAAAATCTAATTGAAGAAATTAAATCCGAGATTTTAAAAGAGGATTTCATTAATCCAGAAAACCTTGAGATTGTTAGACAAGGAATGAGAAGAGCAGTAACCGGAGAAAACAGCCCTTATGCCTCATCTGTTTTATTAAATTCTTTACCAGTTTCAGCAGCTGCCAAAACTGGAACTGCCCAAACCCCAAGACCTAGCTATTACCACAACTGGATAACTGTTTTCGCCCCCTACGATGACCCACAAATCGTGCTAACAATTATGGTTGAAAACGTTAAAGACGTTCAGGCAGTTGCTTTACCAGTTGCAAAAGAAATATTGAAATGGTATTTCAGTAAATAA